TGCGGAAAGAGCTGGACCAAATACCTCAGCTCCCAGAGCCAAATCTTCTTTATAGAGCTCATTGCGATAGGCAGCAAATTCATAAAGTCGTTCAATATACTTTGCATCAAATAGCCCATCTTGATTCGGCGGAATATTAAGCAAGAGAGGAGTTCCCCGACCCACCGAGTGAAAATAAATCTCTACCAACTCCTCAAGAGACTTAGGATCCTGGTCCTCATGGTAAAACCAACCTGGCCGGATGGAAACATCTGCCTCACCGATTGAAAAAATAGTGCCTGAAGAATCTCCATGCTGAAGATAATCCAGCGCTGCTTCTGTTCCTAGTTTGTCAGGATTCACCTTTTGCCACAGGGGATCACCTGCATACCCTCGTTCATTGCCAATCCAGCGTATACTGGTGCCTTCTGTTGAAAAAATTAAGCAATCGCCCTGCAGGTCACGAATGGTTTCAAACCATTTCTCAAATTCATAATTGACCTTTTGAGCACCCTCTCCTCTGGCACCATCCATCCAGACCTCAGCAAATTTTCCTGCATTGCCATAGGCAGGATTTGATAAGATTTCCTTCAACTGTGCCAGATAATAGGCATTATAGTCCGCTTCTCGCTCCACATGATAGAGAGGACTATGGGCATCCCACGGCGATAGGTAGACCCCCATGTCCATATCAAACTCTGTGGCAGCTTGGGATACTTCAAGGAGCAAATCTCCCTCTCCATTCCTCCAAGGACTGGCCTTGACCGAATAATCTGTGTGAGCTGTCGGATAAAGGACAAAACCATCGTGGTGCTTGACCACCAAAATCAACTTCTTAAAACCCGTTTCCTTGAGCACGCGAACCCACTCCCGCGCATCTAACCTTGTCGGATTAAATCGTTCAGGATCCTCCTGACCTGTCCCCCATTCCTGGTCATAAAAGGTATTGGGCCCAAAATGGATAAAGGCTGCTAGTTCATCCCCTAAATACGCTAGCTGGTCCTGACTAGGCAAGGGGCCATGCGGTTTTATTTCTCTTACCATACTACTTCCTATCTACATTTTTCTTTACTTTTTTGTCATGCACTTGCAATTCTGTTAACGCTAGAGGGCTTGCCAAGCCTTCAAATCGAAGACGAAGGGCATAGGTCTCCACCTTGTCAAATTCAAAACGAAGCTCTTCATCCTTATCACTTGACACTTTTCGGATAGCTGATACAGGGCGCCAATTCTCCTCTTGTTTGAGCAGAGAATCTTTGTCCAAATGATTTGGAGTCCGAGGCAAGGTAGGCTCATTTCCCACATAATAATCAATAAAGGTCGGCTCCACCGCCACGTAATCTTGATTTTCAACATAATACAAGGTCACATTATCCACAAATCGCGGTTTTAAAATCCCTGCATCTCCAAACAGAATACCGACGCTAGCTTGCTCTGACTTGGCAATCCAAGTATTGGCTGTCGATTTCTTCCGAGCAATGACCTTATCATTGAGGTAAGATGCTGAATGATTAGGCTCTGAGTGAGAAGCAAAGACCAGAGGCAGATTGGACCCTGTCCACTGATTGGAAATGACTTCACCATCTACACTAGCATCTGTCACATGAATGGTGACTGTTGCTGGCAACTCACAGCCCGCTACCTTCCCTGTGAGAACGCATTCTCCTACCTGAGTATAGATTTGAGGCTTGAGTTCATCCCAAGTAACCTTGGCTGTATCTCGTCTGCCATCTGATAAGACTAGCTTGACTCGGTCTGGTAAATGTGGGACTTCCTTGACAAGCGTCCAAACCCTTTCAGGTTCAATAGCGGAAATCCCTTGGACACAAACCTGAGCAGAAGCCTTTAAATCCAAACCCTCTAGCTGACCAGATACCGTAAACTCATGAAAGCTTGCCATATCTTCTTCGGATATTGCCTCCCAAACAACCTTGACTCGTTTTGCACCCCCGAGCTCATAGTCCACCAAAACTGAAGATGGCAGCTGTGGATAAGTTCCCTTAGCTGTATACAAGCGAAGTGGTCGTGCAGAAACTGCCTGCCCTAGTGAGGTATTTTCTGCGACCTGCAAATGAGTTTGATAGGTTTTGCCTTGATACATGGCTCGGATAGCCAAGTCGCCAGCAGACAAACAATGAAGCACTCCCTGATTTATAATGGCCTGGGCACTACCACTCGTCTCCCAAATCACTTCACTATTCCCCACCTTGTTCACAGGGTTATCCACAATTTGTGGATAAAGTCCAATAGCTGGGGAATCCCCTTCTTGTAATCCTAGCTGCTTGTCCACTCGAATCTCAAATAAGCGCTGATTTTTCACTGGCTGGCAATCAAAAGCCTCTCCCACTAGGAAATCAAAACTTGCTAGCTCTAGCCCTCTGGCACTGGCCTTTACTCTCACTTGACCTACCTGCTCCAAACTCTGAACTAAGAGGACACCTCTGCCATGAAAGGCTTTCCTCTTAAACCGACCATTTTTTTGAGCCTTGTAACGTTCACGACTGGCCTGCCTGCCATTATCCACACCCACAATGCGAGCAGGGCCTTCAATTTTAAAATGAAGCTGATTGGAAGCAGTCGGCACCCAATTTCCATCCTTGTCCAATACATCAAAATAAAGATAAAGGAGGTCTTGTCCATCTGGCTTAAGTTGTGTTTTTTCGGCATGAAGCCCAATCGTAACAGGCTTACCTGCAGTCACCACCCTATCTTCTGCCACAAGCTGACCTTGATGGTCATAGGCCACAGCAAGCAATTCTCCTAGTTGATAAGCCAAGCGCCATTCGAGATAGAGTTGGTCAGAACCTTGTCCCTCTTGGTATTTTCTGCCATCTGAAGTCCATTTTTCCTGAAAAGTCTTCCTACCTTGAGATTTTCCATTGAGAAATAGCTCTACAGAACGGGCATTTGAATACACCCGGACAGGGATATCCCCATACTTATCCACAACTTGTTGATAACTCTTGTGGATTTCCCAATTCCAGTGGGGCAGTATATGAACCATGGGATGCTGATCTAGGTCCAACCACTGACTTTGATAGAGATAATAGTCATTTTTAGGAATCCCTGCCGTATCCACGATCCCAAAATAGGAACTCTTTACAGGCGTGTCATTTTGATTGTGCCAAGGAGTCGGCTCACCGATATAGTCCACTCCTGTCCAGATAAACTGACCCGCATAGTCTAACCGATTTCTATCTGCTGTCCAAGAAGCCGTCGCCGTCTTCCCCCAAGGAACTCGATCATTTCCATAGTCTGACTGTTCAAAATTCCGCACGCGGCGATTATCCCCAACCCATTCCTTAGCTGGGCGAAAATAGCTATCACGCGTCCTTGTAGCCGATGAGGTTTCAGATCCGTAAAGTCGCCACTTGGGATGTCTTTTGCGAATCGCGTCAATATTATCTTCTGAGTAATTCAAGCCCACCACATCCAGCAAATCAGCAATCTTTTCATGACCTCCAGACCCATCGCCAAAGCGGAATTGATCCATTCCCATGGTCACAAAACGACTACCATCAACCTCCTTAACCCTTTCTAGCAAGCGTTTGATAGTCTTCAATGAATGAGCATCGCCATTTGCTTCGCTGACTTCATTTCCTAAGGACCACATAAAAATCGCTGGATTGTTCTTACCACGTTCAATCATAGTGCGCAAATCATAATCTGACCAGAAATCGCCTGCTTTCGCTTCTGGATGAGTCGCTTCTTCCTCAAAAAAGCGACCATAATCATATTCTTTCTTGCCTCCATACCAGGTATCAAAGGCTTCTTCTTGGATAAGTAAGCCCATTTTGGCAGCTACATCCAGCAAAATACTACTAGCTGGATTATGGGTGATTCGAATCGCATTGACGCCCATTTCCTTCATCTGGCGCAAGCGTCTCTCTGCAGCTGACCTGTTTTCCACAGCTCCCAGCGCTCCGTAGTCATGGTGCAGACAAACTCCATGAATCTTCAACCAGCGACCATTTAGAAAGAAGCCCTTATCCGCTTGCCAATCCATATAGCGGTAACCAAAGGTCTCCTCTTCTTCATCAACTAAAATTCCATTTTTGTAAAGGCGAGTCTTCAATTGGTAAAGGTGAGGATGATCAATATCCCAAAGCAAAGGTTGGAAAATTGATATGGCTTGTTGGAAAGAATATTTGTCCCCAGCTTCAATCACTAGAGAGTCTGTCGCCTGCCAGTCTGACAGCTGTTGTCCATCATACCAGATACTCTGCTCCAAATACACCGACACGGACTGAGGCCCATCATTTGAAATCTTACTTGTAAGCTGAGTTTCCACCCATTCATCTCTTTGTTCCTTTAGCTTGGGACTTTCTATCTTAATCCCATATAAATCCAGATGCACCGAATCTGTAATCAATAATTTTACTTCTCGGTAAATGCCGCTACCAGAGTACCAACGACTGCTAGGTTGCTGATTTTCCACAAAAACCGCAAGCTGGTTGGCCGTCCCATCATTTCTT
The Streptococcus toyakuensis genome window above contains:
- a CDS encoding alpha-L-fucosidase, with the translated sequence MVREIKPHGPLPSQDQLAYLGDELAAFIHFGPNTFYDQEWGTGQEDPERFNPTRLDAREWVRVLKETGFKKLILVVKHHDGFVLYPTAHTDYSVKASPWRNGEGDLLLEVSQAATEFDMDMGVYLSPWDAHSPLYHVEREADYNAYYLAQLKEILSNPAYGNAGKFAEVWMDGARGEGAQKVNYEFEKWFETIRDLQGDCLIFSTEGTSIRWIGNERGYAGDPLWQKVNPDKLGTEAALDYLQHGDSSGTIFSIGEADVSIRPGWFYHEDQDPKSLEELVEIYFHSVGRGTPLLLNIPPNQDGLFDAKYIERLYEFAAYRNELYKEDLALGAEVFGPALSADFACHHLTDGLETSSWASDVGLPIQLELDLGSPKTFDVIELREDLKLGQRIAAFHVQVEMDGVWQEFGTGFTVGHKRLLRGPLVEAQKVRVMITEAQSKPVLTKISLYKTPRLSQKVVVQGLAFVEKSLAVTKGETLHFRIERSESSTPLETKISIQPGTGVHGVAYQDEIQVLQFQAGESKKDLTIPTLYFAADKTLDFYLNLTVDGQLVDQAQVQVS
- a CDS encoding sugar-binding domain-containing protein, which produces MRREEVLRNHWFFSQEVGKEEALAPDFHRENWQAIQVPHDWSIHNDFDQYSPAQNEGGQLNGGQAWYRTQFYLEEDASLVSVRLLFDGVYMNAQVYINGQVLGYYPSGYTPFSYDITPYLRNDGTANQLAVFVENQQPSSRWYSGSGIYREVKLLITDSVHLDLYGIKIESPKLKEQRDEWVETQLTSKISNDGPQSVSVYLEQSIWYDGQQLSDWQATDSLVIEAGDKYSFQQAISIFQPLLWDIDHPHLYQLKTRLYKNGILVDEEEETFGYRYMDWQADKGFFLNGRWLKIHGVCLHHDYGALGAVENRSAAERRLRQMKEMGVNAIRITHNPASSILLDVAAKMGLLIQEEAFDTWYGGKKEYDYGRFFEEEATHPEAKAGDFWSDYDLRTMIERGKNNPAIFMWSLGNEVSEANGDAHSLKTIKRLLERVKEVDGSRFVTMGMDQFRFGDGSGGHEKIADLLDVVGLNYSEDNIDAIRKRHPKWRLYGSETSSATRTRDSYFRPAKEWVGDNRRVRNFEQSDYGNDRVPWGKTATASWTADRNRLDYAGQFIWTGVDYIGEPTPWHNQNDTPVKSSYFGIVDTAGIPKNDYYLYQSQWLDLDQHPMVHILPHWNWEIHKSYQQVVDKYGDIPVRVYSNARSVELFLNGKSQGRKTFQEKWTSDGRKYQEGQGSDQLYLEWRLAYQLGELLAVAYDHQGQLVAEDRVVTAGKPVTIGLHAEKTQLKPDGQDLLYLYFDVLDKDGNWVPTASNQLHFKIEGPARIVGVDNGRQASRERYKAQKNGRFKRKAFHGRGVLLVQSLEQVGQVRVKASARGLELASFDFLVGEAFDCQPVKNQRLFEIRVDKQLGLQEGDSPAIGLYPQIVDNPVNKVGNSEVIWETSGSAQAIINQGVLHCLSAGDLAIRAMYQGKTYQTHLQVAENTSLGQAVSARPLRLYTAKGTYPQLPSSVLVDYELGGAKRVKVVWEAISEEDMASFHEFTVSGQLEGLDLKASAQVCVQGISAIEPERVWTLVKEVPHLPDRVKLVLSDGRRDTAKVTWDELKPQIYTQVGECVLTGKVAGCELPATVTIHVTDASVDGEVISNQWTGSNLPLVFASHSEPNHSASYLNDKVIARKKSTANTWIAKSEQASVGILFGDAGILKPRFVDNVTLYYVENQDYVAVEPTFIDYYVGNEPTLPRTPNHLDKDSLLKQEENWRPVSAIRKVSSDKDEELRFEFDKVETYALRLRFEGLASPLALTELQVHDKKVKKNVDRK